In Oceanobacillus sp. FSL K6-2867, one DNA window encodes the following:
- a CDS encoding acyl-CoA dehydrogenase: MDFQLTEEQEMLRKMVRDFAEKDVEPTAAERDEEERFDRGIFDKMAELGLTGIPWPESYGGIEADYVSYVIAVEELSRVCASTGVTLSAHLSLASWPIYKYGNEEQKKNFLTRLATGEALGAYALSEPGAGSDVVSMKTTAKEDGDHYVLNGSKVWITNGGVADIYIVFAKTDADAKHKGISAFIVEKGTEGFSFGKKEKKLGIRSSPTTELIFENCRIPKENMLGSEGEGFTIAMTTLDGGRNGIAAQALGIAQGALDAAAAYAKEREQFGKPIAANQGISFKLADMATEIEAARLLTYQAAWLESKGLPYGKASAMSKLFAGDVAMRTTVEAVQIFGGYGYTKDYPVERYMRDAKITQIYEGTNEIQRLVIGRMLTK; the protein is encoded by the coding sequence ATGGACTTTCAATTAACAGAAGAACAAGAAATGCTGCGTAAAATGGTTCGTGATTTTGCGGAAAAAGATGTAGAACCAACAGCCGCAGAGCGTGATGAGGAAGAGCGCTTTGATCGAGGGATTTTTGACAAAATGGCAGAGCTAGGATTAACGGGAATCCCCTGGCCGGAAAGCTATGGCGGAATTGAAGCTGATTATGTCAGTTATGTCATTGCGGTCGAAGAATTATCGCGCGTTTGTGCATCAACCGGTGTAACGTTATCTGCTCATCTGTCGCTGGCAAGCTGGCCAATTTATAAATATGGAAACGAAGAGCAAAAGAAAAACTTTCTAACTCGCTTAGCAACAGGAGAAGCACTGGGAGCTTACGCGTTATCAGAACCTGGGGCAGGCAGTGACGTTGTTTCGATGAAAACGACAGCTAAGGAGGATGGGGATCACTACGTATTAAACGGAAGTAAAGTTTGGATTACAAATGGTGGTGTGGCAGATATTTACATTGTTTTTGCGAAAACAGATGCAGATGCCAAACATAAGGGAATCAGTGCATTTATCGTGGAAAAAGGCACTGAAGGATTTTCTTTCGGTAAAAAAGAAAAGAAACTCGGCATTCGTTCTTCGCCAACAACAGAGTTAATCTTTGAAAACTGCCGTATTCCAAAAGAAAATATGCTCGGCTCAGAAGGAGAAGGCTTTACCATTGCGATGACCACATTGGATGGAGGCAGAAATGGAATTGCAGCTCAAGCGCTTGGGATCGCCCAAGGTGCACTGGATGCAGCTGCAGCATATGCAAAAGAGCGTGAACAATTTGGCAAGCCAATCGCGGCGAATCAAGGGATTTCCTTTAAGCTTGCAGATATGGCAACTGAAATAGAAGCAGCTCGTCTTTTAACCTATCAAGCAGCATGGCTGGAATCCAAAGGTCTTCCATACGGAAAAGCATCTGCTATGTCCAAACTATTCGCTGGTGACGTGGCGATGCGCACAACGGTGGAAGCTGTCCAAATATTTGGCGGTTACGGCTACACAAAGGATTATCCAGTCGAACGCTATATGAGGGATGCCAAAATCACGCAAATTTATGAAGGAACAAATGAGATCCAACGACTTGTTATTGGCAGAATGCTGACAAAATAG
- a CDS encoding TetR/AcrR family transcriptional regulator, with amino-acid sequence MKEEKILSSVKDQQLIKVRREQIIKGAIKLFKEKGFHKTTTREIASESGFSIGTLYEYIRTKEDVLFLVCDSIHEQVRERIAQAIDLESPSIPNMMQALRSYFYLMDEMQDEIVILYQEVKSLNKESRKHVLERERDMVGIIEDVINTCTEGKLSAKEVSLLGNNIVVQGHMWGFRRWIIQKKFTLEDYTEEQLKIIESSISRQLS; translated from the coding sequence ATGAAAGAGGAGAAGATACTTTCTTCCGTAAAAGATCAGCAGCTTATAAAAGTACGCAGGGAGCAAATTATTAAAGGGGCTATAAAGCTTTTCAAAGAAAAAGGTTTTCATAAAACAACGACAAGAGAAATAGCTAGTGAGTCTGGTTTTAGTATTGGAACATTATATGAGTACATTCGCACAAAAGAAGATGTATTATTTCTTGTCTGTGATTCGATTCATGAACAGGTTCGCGAGCGGATAGCTCAGGCAATTGATCTGGAATCGCCATCCATTCCGAACATGATGCAGGCATTACGATCCTATTTTTACTTGATGGATGAAATGCAGGATGAAATCGTCATTCTTTATCAAGAGGTGAAATCGTTAAACAAGGAATCCAGGAAACATGTTTTAGAAAGAGAACGCGATATGGTAGGGATTATAGAAGACGTCATTAACACTTGCACGGAAGGGAAGCTATCTGCAAAAGAGGTTAGTCTCCTTGGCAATAATATTGTGGTGCAGGGACATATGTGGGGATTCAGAAGGTGGATCATTCAAAAGAAATTCACGCTGGAAGATTACACGGAAGAGCAGTTGAAAATAATCGAATCCTCAATCAGTAGGCAATTATCATAA
- the icmF gene encoding fused isobutyryl-CoA mutase/GTPase IcmF, translated as MEKAEVYVPKHPIRFVTASSLFDGHDASINIMRRILQASGAEVIHLGHNRSVEEVVHAAIQEDVQGIALSSYQGGHVEYFKYVIDLLKELDAGHIKVFGGGGGTIIPREIKELHEYGVAWIFSPEDGRKYGLQGMINRMLEQCDTLPPIDIQKDLKQLILGSRNAIGKFITYVESNDTNPDEKQKVLEELREKGDSTIPVLGITGTGGAGKSSLTDELIRRFMNEVPDRKIAIISIDPTKKKTGGALLGDRIRMNAIFTDRVYMRSLATRDSRTELSKAIQDVIDVVRASGFDFIIVETSGIGQGDAAITDITDLSMYVMTAEFGAPTQLEKIDMIDYADFIVINKFEQKGSEDALNQVRKQYERSRMLFHQDKKAFPVFGTIASQFNDAGTNALFAALIDTLNDKYHWDEKIDFDRNVISEKQNRIISNDRRYYLLEIATYIRNYHQHTKKQSDIARKLYQLEGTKEVMEDATVKEAIDQTIDQYTVQLDPQLKKMLENWETLKESYQGDTMTFKVRDKEIKMDITTESLSGLKIPKVAFPRYEDWGERLIWLRKENVPGSFPFTAGVFPFKRTGEDPTRQFAGEGTPERTNRRFHYLSKNDEAKRLSTAFDSVTLYGEDPAERPDIYGKVGESGVNICTLEDMKKLYAGFDLTNPLTSVSMTINGPAPIILAMYFNTAIDQQVEKFSENNGRKPTEEEYKKLKADTISVIRGTVQADILKEDQGQNTCIFSTEFALRMMGDIQEYFIENNVRNYYSVSISGYHIAEAGANPITQLAFTLANGFTYIEYYLSRGMDVNKFAQNLSFFFSNGLDPEYTVIGRVARRIWAITMRDKYGANERSQKLKYHVQTSGRSLHAQEIDFNDIRTTLQALLAIQDNTNSLHTNAYDEAITTPTEESVRRAMAIQMIINKEFGLTKNENSLQGSFIVEELTDLVEEAVLQEFEKMNDRGGVLGAMERQYQRGKIQEESLYYEGKKHSGELPIIGVNMYINPNPPSDEQIDSMELARASKEEKEHQITELRKFQDAHKAGAENALTRLKEVAASGGNIFTELLETVKVASLGQITTALYEVGGQYRRNM; from the coding sequence ATGGAGAAGGCTGAAGTTTACGTGCCGAAGCACCCAATTCGATTTGTGACAGCCTCTAGTTTATTTGATGGACATGATGCATCCATTAATATTATGCGCCGGATTCTTCAAGCAAGTGGTGCTGAGGTCATTCATTTAGGACATAACCGCTCTGTCGAAGAGGTTGTGCATGCTGCCATTCAAGAGGACGTTCAAGGAATTGCCTTATCCTCCTATCAAGGTGGCCATGTAGAGTATTTCAAATATGTAATTGACCTTCTAAAAGAACTGGATGCAGGACATATTAAAGTGTTTGGCGGCGGGGGAGGAACGATTATCCCGCGAGAAATTAAAGAGCTTCATGAATATGGTGTCGCGTGGATCTTTTCACCTGAGGATGGACGGAAATACGGTCTGCAGGGAATGATTAATCGAATGCTTGAGCAATGTGATACATTGCCGCCTATTGACATTCAAAAAGATTTAAAACAGCTCATACTGGGAAGCCGAAATGCAATTGGCAAATTTATAACGTATGTGGAAAGTAATGACACGAACCCTGATGAAAAGCAGAAGGTGCTTGAGGAATTAAGAGAAAAGGGAGATAGTACAATCCCTGTACTGGGAATTACTGGAACAGGCGGAGCAGGAAAAAGCTCCCTTACAGATGAATTGATACGGCGTTTTATGAATGAAGTCCCCGATAGAAAAATAGCGATTATTTCCATCGATCCCACGAAGAAAAAAACGGGCGGGGCATTGCTCGGTGATCGAATTCGCATGAATGCAATTTTTACAGACCGCGTTTATATGCGCTCATTGGCAACACGTGATTCCCGAACAGAGCTGTCAAAGGCAATTCAAGATGTTATTGATGTTGTTCGTGCATCTGGTTTTGATTTCATTATTGTAGAAACGAGCGGGATTGGTCAAGGTGATGCAGCAATTACGGATATTACTGACCTGTCGATGTATGTGATGACAGCAGAATTCGGGGCACCGACACAGCTTGAAAAAATAGACATGATCGATTATGCAGATTTCATTGTGATTAATAAATTTGAACAAAAAGGTTCGGAAGATGCACTCAATCAAGTGAGAAAACAATATGAACGGAGCAGGATGCTCTTCCATCAGGATAAAAAGGCATTTCCAGTCTTTGGAACAATTGCAAGTCAGTTTAATGATGCGGGAACGAATGCTTTATTTGCTGCACTTATTGATACATTAAATGATAAATACCATTGGGATGAAAAAATTGATTTTGACCGAAATGTCATTTCTGAAAAGCAAAATCGGATTATTTCCAATGATCGCAGATATTACCTGCTCGAAATTGCAACCTATATACGCAATTACCACCAGCATACAAAAAAACAAAGTGACATTGCCAGGAAGCTGTATCAGCTTGAAGGAACGAAGGAAGTTATGGAAGATGCAACTGTTAAGGAAGCCATTGATCAAACGATTGATCAATATACAGTGCAGCTCGATCCTCAGCTGAAGAAAATGCTTGAGAATTGGGAAACACTAAAGGAAAGCTATCAGGGCGATACAATGACCTTTAAAGTTCGGGATAAAGAAATTAAAATGGACATCACAACCGAATCACTATCCGGTCTTAAAATACCTAAAGTTGCGTTTCCAAGATATGAGGATTGGGGAGAGCGACTCATTTGGCTGCGAAAGGAAAATGTACCTGGTTCATTCCCTTTTACTGCTGGTGTGTTTCCATTTAAGCGAACAGGGGAAGATCCGACTCGTCAATTTGCTGGCGAAGGAACTCCAGAAAGAACGAATCGACGCTTTCATTATTTATCAAAAAATGATGAGGCAAAAAGGCTTTCCACGGCCTTTGACTCGGTCACACTATATGGAGAAGATCCTGCGGAAAGGCCAGATATCTATGGGAAGGTGGGAGAAAGCGGTGTTAATATTTGTACATTAGAAGATATGAAAAAGCTGTACGCTGGCTTTGATTTAACGAACCCGCTTACATCCGTTTCCATGACGATAAATGGCCCAGCTCCAATTATTTTAGCGATGTATTTTAATACAGCGATCGATCAGCAGGTTGAAAAGTTTTCCGAGAATAATGGACGCAAGCCTACAGAGGAAGAATACAAGAAGCTCAAAGCAGATACAATCTCTGTCATTCGCGGAACTGTTCAAGCAGATATTTTAAAAGAAGATCAAGGGCAGAATACATGCATTTTCTCAACGGAGTTTGCATTACGCATGATGGGAGATATTCAGGAATATTTTATTGAAAACAATGTCCGCAATTATTACTCTGTTTCAATTTCCGGCTATCATATTGCAGAGGCTGGTGCAAATCCAATTACACAGCTAGCGTTTACGCTTGCTAATGGATTCACCTATATAGAATATTATTTGAGCAGGGGAATGGATGTTAATAAGTTTGCGCAAAATTTATCGTTCTTTTTTTCAAATGGTCTTGACCCGGAATATACAGTAATTGGCCGGGTAGCCCGCCGGATTTGGGCAATTACTATGCGCGACAAATATGGTGCCAATGAGCGCAGCCAAAAGCTGAAGTATCATGTACAAACATCTGGGCGTTCCCTTCATGCTCAAGAGATTGATTTCAATGATATACGCACAACCCTGCAAGCATTGCTTGCCATACAGGACAATACGAATTCATTGCATACCAATGCATATGATGAAGCAATTACGACACCGACTGAGGAATCTGTTAGAAGGGCTATGGCAATTCAAATGATTATCAATAAGGAATTCGGCCTTACCAAAAATGAAAACTCCTTGCAAGGTTCGTTTATTGTGGAGGAGCTAACCGATTTAGTAGAGGAAGCAGTATTGCAGGAATTTGAAAAAATGAACGATCGCGGTGGGGTGCTTGGTGCCATGGAGCGTCAGTATCAGCGTGGTAAAATTCAGGAAGAATCGCTCTATTACGAAGGGAAGAAGCATTCTGGAGAACTGCCGATTATTGGAGTGAATATGTATATCAATCCGAACCCGCCATCTGATGAACAAATAGACTCCATGGAACTAGCACGTGCTTCCAAGGAGGAGAAAGAGCATCAAATTACCGAGTTGAGGAAATTTCAGGATGCTCATAAAGCAGGGGCAGAAAATGCATTAACCCGCCTAAAGGAAGTAGCAGCTTCTGGTGGAAACATATTTACAGAGCTTTTAGAAACGGTAAAAGTAGCAAGTCTGGGACAAATAACAACAGCTCTCTATGAGGTTGGCGGGCAGTATCGCAGGAATATGTAA
- the rpoE gene encoding DNA-directed RNA polymerase subunit delta codes for MSLDKYSHEELQEMSMIELASKILFDEKKALNFRDIFDKIAEIKGFSDSEKENNIAQFYTDMNVDGRFLTLGSSMWGLKRWYPVEQAQEELTEIPKKKRVKKKTEEEVEEVDDELDITDEDIDEIVEDFTDDDDFDEDFDEEELDDEELVIEEDDIDEEK; via the coding sequence GTGAGCTTAGACAAGTATAGCCACGAAGAACTACAGGAAATGTCAATGATCGAATTAGCAAGTAAAATTCTATTTGATGAAAAAAAAGCCCTTAATTTCAGAGATATTTTTGATAAAATTGCTGAAATTAAAGGTTTCTCCGATAGCGAAAAGGAGAATAATATAGCTCAATTCTATACAGACATGAACGTTGATGGCCGCTTCTTAACACTTGGTTCCAGTATGTGGGGATTGAAAAGATGGTATCCCGTAGAACAGGCGCAAGAAGAGTTGACAGAAATACCGAAAAAGAAACGTGTGAAGAAAAAGACTGAAGAGGAAGTAGAAGAAGTTGACGATGAGCTTGATATCACAGATGAGGATATTGATGAAATCGTTGAGGATTTCACTGATGACGATGACTTTGATGAAGATTTTGACGAGGAAGAACTTGATGACGAGGAACTTGTTATTGAGGAAGACGATATAGACGAAGAAAAATAG
- a CDS encoding CTP synthase has product MTKYIFVTGGVVSSLGKGITAASLGRLLKNRGLKVTIQKFDPYINVDPGTMSPYQHGEVFVTNDGAETDLDLGHYERFTDINLNKFSNITTGKVYSSVIRKERRGDYLGGTVQVIPHITNEIKEQVYRAGEATEADIVITEIGGTVGDIESLPFLEAIRQIKSDVGRNSVMYVHCTLVPYIKAAGEMKTKPTQHSVKELRSLGIQPDAIVLRTELPISIEMKKKIALFCDINEKAVIEMRDADTLYQVPIALQEQNLDQLTCDHFGLDCGAADMKEWKKLVSKVRNLSKKVDIGLVGKYVELPDAYISVVESLKHAGFDYDTDITVHWVNSEELDKTAIHSELSHVDGIIVPGGFGDRGIDGKIEAIRYARENNIPFFGICLGMQLASVEFARNVVGLEGAHSAEIDPNTAHPIIDLLPEQKDVSDLGGTLRLGSYPCKLKDGTKTKAAYDGADMIEERHRHRYEFNNDYREQMEAHGFIFSGTSPDGRLVETIEIDNHPWFVACQFHPEFTSRPTRAQGLFKGFIGASVEQSNQTN; this is encoded by the coding sequence GTGACTAAATATATTTTTGTTACTGGTGGAGTTGTATCCTCACTAGGGAAGGGAATTACAGCTGCTTCACTTGGTCGTTTACTTAAAAATCGTGGATTAAAGGTGACTATCCAAAAGTTTGATCCATATATTAACGTGGACCCAGGTACAATGAGTCCATATCAGCATGGTGAGGTTTTTGTTACAAATGATGGGGCTGAAACAGATCTCGACCTTGGGCATTATGAGCGTTTTACAGACATTAATCTAAATAAATTCAGCAACATTACTACCGGTAAGGTATATTCCAGTGTTATTCGTAAAGAACGTCGCGGAGACTATCTTGGTGGAACGGTTCAAGTTATACCTCATATTACAAATGAAATTAAAGAACAGGTTTACCGTGCAGGAGAAGCTACGGAAGCTGACATTGTCATTACAGAAATTGGCGGAACTGTTGGTGATATTGAGTCATTACCATTTCTTGAAGCAATTCGCCAAATTAAAAGTGATGTAGGCCGAAACAGTGTTATGTATGTTCACTGTACACTTGTTCCATACATTAAAGCAGCAGGAGAAATGAAAACAAAGCCAACCCAGCATAGTGTAAAAGAATTACGTTCCTTAGGAATTCAGCCAGATGCGATTGTCTTGCGTACAGAATTACCAATTAGCATAGAAATGAAAAAGAAAATTGCGTTATTCTGTGATATTAATGAAAAAGCTGTTATTGAAATGCGTGATGCAGATACACTGTACCAAGTGCCAATTGCTCTTCAGGAACAAAACCTGGATCAATTAACTTGTGACCATTTTGGGCTTGATTGTGGAGCAGCTGATATGAAGGAATGGAAGAAACTTGTATCCAAAGTCAGAAACCTTTCTAAAAAAGTTGATATCGGTCTTGTAGGAAAATATGTTGAACTTCCAGATGCATATATTTCTGTTGTGGAGTCATTGAAACATGCCGGTTTTGATTACGATACAGATATTACTGTACATTGGGTTAATTCAGAGGAACTCGACAAGACAGCAATTCATTCCGAACTTTCTCATGTAGATGGTATTATCGTGCCAGGAGGATTTGGCGATCGTGGTATTGATGGGAAAATTGAAGCAATTCGCTATGCGCGTGAAAACAATATTCCGTTCTTTGGTATTTGTTTAGGTATGCAATTAGCATCTGTAGAATTCGCACGAAATGTTGTAGGTCTAGAAGGGGCACATTCAGCAGAAATTGATCCAAATACAGCCCATCCAATTATTGACTTACTCCCTGAACAAAAGGATGTTTCTGATTTGGGTGGTACATTACGCCTTGGATCTTACCCTTGTAAGCTAAAAGATGGTACCAAAACAAAAGCTGCATACGATGGTGCAGATATGATTGAAGAACGTCATCGTCATCGCTATGAGTTTAACAATGACTACCGTGAACAAATGGAAGCACATGGGTTCATCTTCTCTGGTACAAGCCCGGATGGAAGATTAGTGGAAACAATTGAAATTGACAACCATCCATGGTTTGTTGCATGTCAATTCCACCCAGAGTTTACTTCTCGTCCTACAAGAGCACAAGGATTATTCAAAGGCTTTATTGGAGCTTCAGTAGAACAGAGCAATCAAACAAATTAA
- a CDS encoding response regulator: MPKEILVVDDQPGIRLLLTDILTSEGHQVTLASTGKEALDKIHQASFDLIILDYKLPIIDGKEVLNQLENEKVKTPVIVMSGMAESISGEMETRRIVRCTIAKPFNVMDLCTNVRNIFITH, translated from the coding sequence ATGCCAAAGGAGATATTAGTAGTTGATGATCAGCCAGGTATCCGTTTGCTCTTAACTGATATTTTAACGAGTGAAGGTCATCAGGTGACTTTAGCTTCTACAGGGAAGGAAGCTCTGGATAAAATCCATCAAGCTTCATTTGACTTAATCATCCTGGATTACAAGTTACCAATTATTGACGGAAAAGAAGTATTAAACCAATTAGAAAATGAAAAAGTAAAAACACCCGTAATTGTTATGAGTGGTATGGCTGAGAGTATTAGTGGGGAAATGGAAACAAGGAGAATAGTGAGGTGTACGATTGCAAAACCTTTTAATGTAATGGACTTATGTACCAATGTAAGAAATATATTTATTACGCATTAA
- the fba gene encoding class II fructose-1,6-bisphosphate aldolase, protein MPLVSMKEMLEKGKENGYAVGQFNINNLEYIQAILQAAEEEKSPVILGVSEGAGKYMGGFNVVVAMVKSLMESYGTTVPVAIHLDHGSSFQKCAEAIHAGFTSVMIDASHSPIEENIATTKQVVELAHIHGVSVEAEVGTVGGEEDGVIGGIQYADKEECKRLVAEAGVDCLAPALGSVHGPYQGEPNLGFTEMEEILHLVQVPLVLHGGTGIPLKDVQKAISLGTAKINVNTENQMAQAEAVRSVLKAKPELYDPRKYLGPGTEAIKETVKGKMRDFGSSQQA, encoded by the coding sequence ATGCCATTAGTATCTATGAAGGAAATGCTTGAAAAGGGTAAAGAAAATGGTTATGCAGTAGGTCAATTTAATATTAATAACTTGGAATACATCCAAGCAATTTTGCAGGCAGCAGAAGAAGAAAAGTCACCAGTAATACTTGGTGTTTCTGAAGGCGCTGGAAAATACATGGGTGGATTTAATGTTGTAGTTGCAATGGTTAAATCTTTAATGGAATCCTATGGTACGACTGTTCCTGTTGCAATCCATTTAGACCACGGCTCAAGTTTCCAAAAATGTGCTGAAGCAATTCATGCTGGATTTACTTCTGTCATGATTGATGCTTCTCATTCACCAATTGAAGAAAATATCGCCACTACAAAGCAAGTTGTTGAGCTTGCTCACATTCACGGTGTATCTGTTGAAGCTGAGGTTGGTACAGTTGGTGGAGAAGAAGACGGTGTTATCGGCGGGATTCAGTATGCAGATAAAGAAGAGTGTAAACGTCTTGTAGCTGAAGCTGGAGTAGATTGCTTAGCACCAGCATTAGGTTCTGTTCATGGCCCATATCAAGGAGAACCAAACTTAGGCTTCACTGAAATGGAAGAAATCCTTCACCTTGTTCAAGTCCCATTAGTACTGCATGGCGGAACAGGAATTCCATTGAAGGATGTTCAAAAGGCTATCTCACTTGGTACAGCGAAAATTAATGTAAACACAGAAAACCAAATGGCTCAAGCAGAAGCTGTTCGTAGTGTGTTAAAGGCTAAACCTGAATTATATGACCCACGTAAATATCTTGGACCTGGTACAGAAGCAATTAAAGAGACGGTTAAAGGTAAAATGCGTGATTTTGGTTCATCACAACAAGCGTAA